Proteins encoded within one genomic window of Arachis ipaensis cultivar K30076 chromosome B08, Araip1.1, whole genome shotgun sequence:
- the LOC107613646 gene encoding transcription factor bHLH122 encodes MESDLQAPSSNGLTRYRSAPSSYFTDIIDREFYEHIFNRPSSPETERVFSRFMNSLRDDAAPEDDSLHLDSSSVKEEHDITPSQPLLFQHHQQQQQQNNVNSFNYQSTSRPPLPNQNQNLASSGGVEGVYSNNNNNNNRLPQTKNQSNLVRHSSSPAGLFSQIHIENGYVVDMRGMGTLGAVNKSVEEVKFSSSRTRRLKNPQNYSSSASGRMSSIAEIGNRDSREDNPDAEAFGETQGEDFITELAPWDDSVAVNDIVAGLKRFRDDDVKPFSSGLNAAETQNESRGQQAAPLAHQMSLPNTSAEMAAIEKFLQFSDSVPCKIRAKRGCATHPRSIAERVRRTKISERMRKLQDLVPNMDKQTNTADMLDLAVDYIKDLQKQVETLSDCQAKCTCSSKPQQ; translated from the exons atggAGTCAGATCTTCAGGCACCGAGTTCGAACGGGTTGACACGGTACCGATCGGCACCGAGTTCATACTTCACGGACATAATTGACCGCGAATTCTACGAGCACATTTTCAACCGTCCGTCAAGTCCAGAAACAGAGCGAGTCTTCTCCAGGTTCATGAACAGTCTCCGTGACGATGCTGCACCTGAAGACGATTCACTCCATCTCGATTCTTCTTCTGTCAAAGAAGAACACGATATCACTCCCTCGCAACCTCTTCTCTTTCAACACcaccagcagcagcagcagcagaacAACGTCAATAGCTTCAACTATCAAAGCACGTCGAGACCGCCGTTGccgaatcagaatcagaatcttgCTTCCTCCGGTGGTGTAGAAGGAGTgtattctaataataataataacaataatcggTTGCCGCAGACGAAGAATCAATCTAATCTTGTTAGGCACAGTAGCTCACCTGCTGGACTATTTTCCCAAATTCACATTGAAAATG GGTATGTTGTTGATATGCGAGGGATGGGAACTTTAGGAGCAGTAAATAAGAGTGTGGAAGAAGTGAAGTTCTCTTCTTCAAGGACAAGGAGGTTGAAGAATCCACAGAACTACTCCTCCTCCGCCTCCGGGAGAATGTCTTCAATAGCTGAGATTGGCAATAGGGACAGCAGAGAAGACAATCCAGATGCTGAAGCTTTTGGGGAAACCCAGGGCGAGGATTTCATCACGGAGTTGGCGCCCTGGGATGATTCTGTCGCCGTGAATGACATTGTTGCTGGTCTAAAAAGATTCAGAGATGATGATGTGAAGCCATTTTCTTCTGGTTTGAATGCAGCTGAGACTCAG AACGAAAGTAGAGGACAGCAAGCTGCTCCTTTGGCTCATCAAATGAGTTTGCCAAATACTTCAGCTGAAATGGCAGCCATTGAGAAGTTCTTGCAATTTTCAGATTCTGTTCCGTGCAAAATTCGTGCCAAGAGAGGCTGTGCCACTCACCCAAGAAGCATTGCAGAGAGG GTTAGAAGAACTAAAATAAGTGAGCGTATGAGGAAACTACAAGATCTGGTGCCTAACATGGACAAG CAAACAAACACAGCAGACATGTTGGATTTGGCTGTCGATTACATCAAAGACCTTCAAAAGCAAGTTGAG ACGCTTTCAGACTGTCAAGCTAAGTGTACGTGTTCTTCCAAGCCACAGCAATAA
- the LOC107613018 gene encoding protein FAR1-RELATED SEQUENCE 4, which yields MTDTSVFMGTAILEPRNDMEFESHEAAYAFYKEYAKSAGFGTAKLSSRRSRASKEFIDAKFSCIRYGNKQQSDDAINPRPSPKIGCKASMHVKRRQDGKWYVYRFEKDHNHELLPAQAHFFRSHRSSDPLSNDVRMRRRKNSTTVSKLFSAYQNVDCLENFMKNQHDRGRSLILEPGHAQLLLELFMQMQEENPKFFYAVDLNEEHRLRNVFWVDAKGLEDYAYFSDVVSFDTTYFTSKYKIPLVLFIGVNHHIQPTLLGCALIADETVYTFAWLLQTWFIAMEERAPQVILTDQNDAIKAAVAAVLPGTRHYYCLWQILEKIPKQLDCLGTWHDSFMEKFNKCIYKSWTEDQFETRWWKLVDRFNLRDVTWVQSLYDDRAYWVPTFMRDISFGGFSTSSRSESLNAFFDNYVQVDTSLREFVEQYRVILGDRHEEEAKANFDAWHETPELRSPSPFEKQMLLVYTHEIYKRFQVEVLGAAACHLKRENTGVTETYSVKDFENNENYMVEWNTSNSDICCSCRSFEYKGYLCRHAIVVLQMSGVFSIPSKYILQRWTNAALSRHPIGEKLEEVQFKVRRFNDLCRRAIILGEEGSLSQESYYLALGAISEALKQCANLSNPVENDTRADASATHVVCNDEEYQSIISSNNITPVPKINTSNKVARTLVACRNLGSTENGEQNKEKVSQLEAACVKDGFQQVDPTDLTPPHTAIPMQFHSMIPALFHNHNVSPAQFHAHLHETHHTKDNV from the exons ATGACGGATACTTCAGTTTTCATGGGTACCGCAATTTTGGAGCCTCGGAATGATATGGAGTTTGAATCTCATGAGGCTGCATATGCATTTTACAAAGAATATGCTAAGTCTGCTGGGTTTGGTACTGCCAAGTTGAGCAGTCGTAGGTCTAGGGCATCCAAGGAATTCATTGATGCTAAATTTTCGTGTATAAGGTATGGTAATAAGCAGCAATCCGATGATGCCATTAATCCGCGGCCTTCTCCGAAAATTGGTTGTAAAGCAAGCATGCATGTGAAGAGAAGACAGGATGGTAAGTGGTATGTCTATAGATTTGAGAAGGATCATAATCATGAGCTTTTGCCTGCCCAAGCTCATTTTTTTCGGAGTCATAGGAGTTCTGATCCACTGAGTAATGATGTTCGGATGCGACGGAGGAAGAACTCAACTACAGTTTCTAAATTGTTTAGCGCGTATCAAAATGTTGATTGTTTAGAGAATTTCATGAAAAATCAACATGATCGTGGACGGAGTCTGATTTTAGAACCAGGGCATGCACAGTTGCTTCTTGAACTCTTCATGCAAATGCAGGAAGAGAATCCAAAGTTCTTCTATGCAGTTGATTTGAATGAAGAGCATCGACTGAGAAATGTGTTCTGGGTTGATGCTAAAGGCTTAGAAGATTATGCTTACTTTTCTGATGTTGTTTCCTTTGACACAACGTATTTTACAAGCAAGTATAAAATACCATTGGTACTTTTCATTGGAGTAAACCATCATATTCAGCCAACATTGCTTGGCTGTGCATTGATTGCCGATGAGACTGTATATACTTTTGCTTGGTTGCTGCAAACATGGTTTATAGCAATGGAGGAACGAGCACCACAAGTTATTCTTACCGACCAAAATGATGCTATTAAAGCAGCTGTTGCTGCTGTTCTTCCAGGAACACGGCACTATTATTGTTTGTGGCAGATTTTGGAAAAGATACCAAAGCAGCTTGATTGTTTAGGCACGTGGCATGATAGCTTTATGGAGAAGTTCAACAAATGTATATATAAATCATGGACAGAAGATCAATTTGAAACGAGATGGTGGAAGTTAGTCGACAGGTTTAACCTTAGAGACGTTACGTGGGTCCAATCCCTGTATGATGATCGTGCATATTGGGTGCCTACTTTCATGAGAGATATTTCTTTTGGTGGCTTTTCTACTAGTTCTCGCTCAGAGAGTTTAAATGCTTTTTTTGACAATTATGTCCAAGTTGATACTTCATTGAGAGAATTTGTAGAACAGTACAGAGTTATTCTTGGAGACAGGCATGAAGAGGAAGCAAAGGCAAATTTTGATGCATGGCATGAAACACCTGAATTGAGGTCTCCTTCCCCTTTTGAAAAACAAATGTTATTAGTTTACACACATGAAATTTACAAAAGGTTTCAGGTTGAGGTTTTGGGTGCAGCTGCTTGCCATCTCAAGAGAGAGAACACTGGAGTGACTGAAACTTATTCTGTGAAAGACTTTGAAAACAATGAAAACTATATGGTAGAATGGAACACGTCTAACTCAGATATATGTTGTTCATGTCGCTCATTTGAATATAAAGGCTATCTTTGTAGACATGCTATTGTTGTTCTACAAATGTCTGGGGTTTTCAGCATCCCATCAAAGTATATATTGCAGAGATGGACCAATGCTGCTTTGAGCAGGCATCCTATTGGTGAAAAGCTGGAAGAGGTTCAATTCAAGGTCCGGCGATTCAATGATTTATGTCGACGGGCCATAATATTGGGTGAAGAAGGTTCTTTATCACAGGAAAGCTACTATCTCGCTTTAGGTGCAATAAGCGAAGCTTTAAAGCAATGTGCAAATTTGAGCAACCCTGTTGAGAATGATACAAGAGCTGATGCCTCAGCTACCCATGTTGTTTGTAATGATGAAGAGTATCAATCTATTATTTCATCTAATAATATAACCCCTGTTCCAAAAATTAATACAAGTAATAAGGTTGCGAGGACTCTTGTAGCTTGTAGGAATCTTGGAAGCACAGAAAATGGTGAACAAAATAAAGAGAAG GTTTCCCAGCTTGAAGCAGCATGTGTGAAAGATGGTTTTCAACAAGTG GATCCAACTGATTTGACTCCTCCACATACTGCCATCCCCATGCAGTTTCACAGTATGATTCCAGCCCTGTTCCACAATCACAACGTTTCACCGGCACAGTTTCATGCTCATTTGCATGAAACTCATCATACCAAAGACAatgtataa